TGACTGAGGTAATAGTTTGGGCTCCAAACGCATTGAGATGAGTGGTTAAATAAGCAGAAGGATTAGCAGTTAGGTCACCAAATTAGTCTTCTGAATTTTCTTGCTCTATCAAGAATTCAATTTGTTTCCCGCTATCATTTACCATGCTGTATTAACCATAGTACTTTATCTATCAGTATTTCCAAATTATAAGCCTCTTACTCATAGCTATATCTCTATGAAGGATTTATTTAACGGCTCTGACAATGAAAGCGCAGTTGATAATATCTGTTGGATTTTATGTGCGACAGAAAGTGCTTTTGCAAAATTCTCACTTTCATgcattagaaaaaagaataaacacgTTTTTTATCTTTGCCTTCACTCTTAAGCACTATGAAGATTTTTGGAGAAAACAAATGTGGGGAATTCCAAAACACAGAAGAatactacttttctttctttctttctttctttttttttacttcaatagAATATTTGTATTGAAAAGTAGATTTTTTGAGGCAGGAGAACTATCTTTTAGTTGACAGCTTTGTGGGTAAAGAAGTATTAGGCGGCATTTATACAGTGCCAAACCATTATTCTGGCTGAATCTGGTTTCCAGTAACTATACCCAAATCATTGCCTGTCTAGAAATTGGAAAGCATGGCCTTTTTGGTCCCAGTCCATACAGAATCCTTGTTTATTTCTCGTACACATTTGTAACAGAACATCTAGGTCTGAAGTAAATCTCTACTTTTGCTAGGAACATGGatgtgagaaaaaaatccaaacagtaTGCTTTATTaacaaagataaattatttttgatcTGATATAAATGAGGGTGCCAGTTGATGTGGAAATACATTCAGTTACCATGTCTGGATTCTGTAAAGTGCCCTATCGTCTGCCAAAATATCCTCAGGTTGATGCTGTTTCCAGTCCTCACGGCACATGGGTCAATTCAACATTATCCAGCAGGCTGGAAACATACAAGGAATGGCCAAGTGGCAGCTTCCCCACCCAGCTTTAGCCCTTTATACCACATCTAGAGAAATGGTTTCCAGCACTTGAACATTCAgattaaattgttattttaaagcaGAGTGTAAATTGGCAAAAACCATTCTTACTCATGAAGACAGTTTAGGTCCAATGAGAATATGGTTTGTTCATGCACGTACTGACACTTCTGGGTCAAGAATTCTCGCTCATTGAAGTCTGCTACAAATGGAGAATAAtatctaaatattaaatatctaatGGTAAAGGATGCacattttgagtattttaatGCCCAAATCACTTTCCTCTTAATACATGTCTACTAcctataaaaagagagagagtttttgttgttttttttgtttttgtttttgtttttgttttcaaaataaacatgtcACTCTGAAATTGAGGGGGTCCTAGGGAAAAGCAACATGTAAGTCATCTTATGAAAATCTAGCTCACTGGGCTGCGTTCTGCACCCAAGTAGTTGCTCATGCCGATTCCACTGTTTGACACACCTTTGACACACTGTTTGACACACACTGTTTGACCACCTTCTTGCACCTGGCtgacatttttcccatttctcaaGATTCAGCGGCAGGGTCCACCTCATGATACTCGTGATACTTACATTATATTGAAATTATTGGTTACGTGCCTGGGTCAAGATCTGCAGGATCCCGTGGTCTGGAATGGTGTCTCAAAGTTCCATCCTTTCCCCCTAGCATATTGCCTACCTGACTCATGATGGGCAGTTACCAATGTATCttgaaaaagagataaaacaatTTAATCCAAAAGGAAGAATGTATTTCACTGAAAGGGCACCACTTCAGACAAAGCTGtttatgaaatgattttaagTTATGtctatgaaaatgattttaagttATGTCTATGAAAAATGGAGTAATAAGGTAATTAGCAAGTAAAACAAATGGCCAAAGACCTACACTAAGACAAAGTGTTTCTTTGACCTGCCTTGCTTCAGTGGACCTAATATACCAGTTAAAACTGTAAACtggcatattttctttctttgaaagtatAGACAATTTAAAGATATTCAAATTTCCCAACACAAAAAGCAATTTTTTGTAAAGTTGTCCATGAGTTTCCTTTccattatttaatgtaattagaTGTTTAGCAATTCTTAGAATCAAGTGGATTTGTGTCAAGACAGTGTTACgttgaatttcttaaatattaaaaaatatacaaattaatgtCCAGCCATGCATGTGCTGAAAGAATATCTTCTAAGGAATGAAAGTTACTGTCATGTTTCACTTTAAGACATTTGTCTAATAAACAAATGATCTCCAAACCAAATGACCACGGGCTCCTTTGTGAAACAAAAAGCTTTCCTTGTGACTTTAatctagctttattttttcttcttcctttttttttttttttgcaggattctctttttcttccatctctggGTCTGctccccttttttctcccttgtGACTGATAGCCAACCCTCTTGTTTTGCCCGAGTTCTTGCCCTTAGTGGGGCTTGGAGGCACCGTGAAGTCTGAAGCAAAGGTCAAGCCACACAGGTTTGTTGAGACATGCTCGTGCTTCATGATATTCCAGGTGAATCtgcataagctttttttttttttttttttttttttaagtcttttgactGGCAACATCATGAGCAGGATGTTTTACAACATATCAGCCAACCATTCTGTTTATCATACAGGGCCATATCACAGGCTAGCATTATGGACGAGGTGAGGGTTGGGAGTCAGTTgaaagttgaataaataaataaacaaacaaattaattaattaattttcagatgGCAGCAACCCCCAGCTCAAGGGTGAAGGTGAAATTCCCAGGCTGGCAGGCATTGATAACTCTAACTGTGGCTCAGGTCCACCACCAGCCCAGTGCTTTCCTGACCTCATAAAGAAATAGATATCACACACAATAAGGAGCTCATCCGGTttgggggagtggcagaaagTGTTTGACTAAAGTTGTTAATGCACATGGACCACCCCTCCCCTCAATTTGTAGTGActttataaaacacatataatttGCACCTCCATTTAAAGACACTCATTCttgtatgaagaaaaaaaaaaaacctcaaagatGACTTCCCAAGGACCAAAAAAAGAGTCTCCAAATGCTTTTCAGAGTTAGTCATTCAAAAACTTAGTCTAAATATTCACCCAATGATTtttagccaaaaaataaaaaataaatagtctgGGTCTATAGAAAGCTCCACAAATATCCATCCTATTCTTTATTtaactataaaatgtatttttgtctcTTGGCAAAATGGTATTTTGTCTCTTGACAAAAATGCTATTCTGACAGAATACGAATTCATAGATTTAGTTTGTTCTAATTTTATGTTGttggaggggtttttttttttttaagttctctaattcagagaggaaattttcaaaactccatctttaaaaagaactcaaATGACTAAAGAGAAATCTAgtatgggaaaaaaacagaaacacaataacaaaaacaaaaacttttgtcTAGAAATGTAAACAGATCAACAGGCACTTGCCCCTGACTGTTTTCCCAGAGCCTTCCTCTCAAGCCACTCCTCTGACAGAAAGGGGCCTGGACCTCGCCCTAGCCTGGCCTTCCTGAGGCAACCGGCCTCTGTCATGGAAAAGGAACAGCCATGACCAAATACAGCCATGGAATCGGTTTGCGGCCGCATTGGTAATTACATAATATCATGACGAGGGGACCCTGAGGGCCCATATCTAGCTCTCAGTACCTCTACTTGCTACTGAGGACATTGTAGGGGCTTAGATTCTCatttcttaaagtctattttttttcttcctaaaactcAAACTCTAAAGACTTCTCAGTACAGTAAGTTTATGGTTGTCCCTAGCAACTGAATAGTAAATTTAGCCTCCTaattaattttctgtgttttgccTTAATAATAGAAGTTAACACTGACTGAAGGTTTATTTGTGCCAGGAGTGGTTCTAAGTTCTTTGAGTCTATTAGTTTATTGAGctctcatttaaataattaattccATGAGTCAGAGGCTCTCGATTATCTCCTTCTAACAGATGCGGAAAGCCAGGTAAAATGTTCTTTGCCTCTCCAAGTCATGCTTGGAACCCCTCTGCTCTGTTGCCTTGTACTTCAGATTTTTAAACCTGAAATTATTCTGTTCATAAAAAGGAAGGTCATACGAAATGGTTTTAACAGCTTACTTCTATTTTAAGTTAAACTTTTTATGACAGTCTCGCATGCTAAGCCTGTTATAAATGCTCTACACAGATAGGAATTCATCGAATCTTTGGTCAGGTCCTGAGTGGTAGGGAGCATTAGTATTCCCATTGTATGGAAAAGGAAATTGAGACAAAGAGAGGCTAAGGAGCTTGCCCACTGTCCCCCAGCTAGTTGGTACAGAGTAGGAATATAGggcagtgggggtgagggggatgcAATATGCCAACTGTTGCAATTATTTTAGCTTTCTAGTCCTGACACTGCTATTTGTCTTTGAACAAATTGTCCCATCTTTCTGATTCTTAGCAATCTCATTTATCAATAGAGGGGAGGGACTCCATGATCTCTAAGATCGCTTCAAATAATCCTATTGATTTGGATACCACAAACCCTGTCAAGtcacatggagaaaaatattgtttatgcCAGCCGGAAGACTTAGACACAGATTCCAGCTTTTAAACTAGCTGTGCACCCTAACACTTCTCTGCGAGTCTCTAAGAACAGTTTTTGGGAAAGGATCTAGCAGGAAGCTAAGAAGGTAAGAAAGATTCAGATGGTCTCCAGAAATGCCAATTTCAGTTCTGCATCTGCCAACAGGTCTAGCTAATCCTCAAAACCCTGTATAAATCCTGGCCCGCTATGCAAGATAATGGAGAAGAGAAACTAGGGAAATCAGAAATTTGGGGGAAGTATGATAAAACAACAGAGACCAATGAAATTTAAGACTACCTGGAGGCATCATTACACTAGCTTGTCCCTCTTAACTAGCGCAAACTCACTTTTGCTCTATAGAAGAGCGAGATAAATTAATCCACAGCTTTCAAGTGAGTTAATAGCTTAATGCAGATCCAATGTGGAAATAAATTAGGTCCTTTTAAACTGATTACAGCATGTCACACTAAATGGTAGATTACAAAATATACTCACTTTGCAGTTGTATGTACAAATATGATTATATCCAGGACAAAACAAATACCCCGAAATGAAGTAAAGCTTctagagctgaaggcaatcagggagattatatTATCCACCAGAGGCCCAGAGGGATTATGTGATTTGCCTAAGGTCATGTAGATAGTAAGTGGATATTCCAGGTTTTAGCCAGGCTTTCTTGAGCTCAAGTTGAAGGAAGGGTTAATCCGCAGCCTGCATGCAGACAACttattataatgataataataattacaatagcCATTTACTGAGTTCACTGAGCCAGGTACTCTGCTCCCCTTTGTACATAGAATCCCTTGCCCACCCACTCATATCTCTATGAGGTCTGTCTAGTTTTCCCCGTTTTATAGATCAAATCACTGAGACAGCATTTGTGACTGTTCTAAGTTACACAGCTAGCAAATACTGAGGGGTGGGGGGTCTAGCTTCAGCCCTGAATCTGCACTCTTCCCACTAGACCCATTGCTTCATCCATGGGGACTGACATGACCACATCTTTGGCtggttttcctttaaaatcagtatttgaGCGTCCTACAATGATAGCCTCATGCCCAAATGGTCAAAAGAAAGTAATAGCACCCTCGAGGTTCTTAGCCCTCACATTCAAAGGAAGAGGGGATCAGAACGTACCTTCTTTACTGTTCTTGAAGAGTAACTAATTGACTTTCAGTAAAACCAAGTGTGTAACCCATCTACcaaattattaaaacattacCTTTTCAGCCTATGTAGGCCATGGATTCAAGATCATGAACTTAAAATCAAAACCAAGTAAGTCAAATCCAAGAGGATGAAAAGGGGCCATTAAGCCTGGTGCTCTGTAAATTAATACTTTGAGGTAAAACTTAGAAGTATTATAGAAAATTACtatttatgggcacctgggtggctcagttggttgagcaactgcctttggcttaggtcacggtcctggagtcccgggatcgagtcccgcattgggctcccagctccacggggagtctgcttctccctctgaccttctcgcctctcatgttctctctcactgtctctctctcaaataaataaataaaatctttaaaaaaaaaaagaaaaagaaaattactatttatttaatgtttcattctatttgaaagagaaactCCCAAATGTTCAATACTACcctatgtttaaaaattaaaaatcttctgtaAATGGATAGAGTCATGATAGCACTGAGCGCATTGGGGGAGGACAGCTACAATCATAGTATAGTGTCATAGCATAATATTTTAGATTTACCAGCTGAACTGTTAAATGTTTGATGTGTATTAGAGGCAATAGTTCCAAGGCAAAATGAAGCGATATTATATTTAACTGTTTGtttggaaacttcttttattaaaaaaagtttttttttaaataatgctattTGCAACACAGGTGTGATAATACTCAATATTGTGTACTTGATATAGTGAATTTAGGAATGTAACAATCCATCTAGATGATGCCCATCCCCTCCTCCATTAAACACCCTAGTAGCAAAATGTaaatacccttttaaaaaataaagaggcctTTGAGCTGTTGGAGCAGAATAGGGCAGGGCAAGGAAAAGTGCTCTTTCCTGACAGACTCTTGCTTCTGGCTTTGACTTCATTGAGTAAGGGCAGTTCTCAAAGAACTTCGACAAACCCTTCCATGCTCCACAAAAGCACAAGAGAAGGAAAGCTTGTCATTCACAAGCAGCTATGGACAAAaccagaggcacaggacaggGTGAGGAAAATGAGGGGGAGGAAAAAGTTGGAGTAAAGTGCACAGTTACtgtcaaaaaaatatattattttgatcctaagaaaattaagagaatttcATCTAATGAACTAGATTGCTGACCTTTTAATACATTTGGTTTTCATGGAACATACAATCACCATCGGACATAAAAGActagtttgctttttaaaaaaaattgcttggaGTTATCTACAGGAATCTTGTGAACGCATTTCAGGGATAACATTCTGCAGCTCTTTGGGTATTGGATGATTTCCTCGGGTAAGTCCACAAGGAAATAGGGAAATGTTAAATTCACGGATTCAAGTGGGCATTCCCCCAATCCTCTGATTCCTTTGCCCACCACTACCCCCCTCCCCTCGCTCCTTCTTTTCCTAAATGCCAGTACTTTCCAGTTCTCCATCCTCTACCCCTATGGCATGAGACCGGGAAATCATGAAGAGTTTCTCCTTGTTTGTAAACTGCCTCTGCACCGGCTGAGGTGACTGGCCCGTGGGTGGCCCTTGGCTGGGATCCTCGGGGGGCCTCTGCTGCGCCCCCGGGGCCGTGGGGACCTCACAGTCTGGACTTTTACTGGCTACTGCTTCCACAACCGATTCCAAAGAGGTGCCAGCCTCCCGCAGTGGGGTGTAGCCCTTATTGCAGCAGGATGGGTCATCCGACTGGGAGCTCGGCGAGTCCGGCCTGGCAGGGGGCGAGTCCTCCAGCCGCAGGGACCGGGAGGGGGAGGCAGCTTTGGCCAGAAGGCTCGAGTCCAGCTCCGCGCTGCCCGGGGAGGGCGGGGGCTCGGGGGACATTGGCGCTCTGTAGTCCGGGAGCCCGCTGGTGCTGCGGCGCCGCAGGGCCGCATACCTGCCGGTCCTGGGCAGGCGGCCACCCTGCCCCCTGGCGGTGTGCGCCGCCGCCGCGCCCTCGGGCTCCTCCAGCTCTCTGGGCGCCCAGCGCGAGCCGCCCGGGGCACCACGGAGGTCGGTCAAGCTCAGGTCGAGCTCGCTCCGCGGAATCTCTCGGGAGCCACGTTCCCCAGGCGGCCTCTGCCAGCTGCAGCTCGCGCCTTCCGCGTCCCCGTCCCCATCCCCGGCGCCATCCCCGTCCCCGTCGCGGTCCCCTTGCAAGGGTAGCAGCGCGAAGGCGCTCACCGAGGAGCCCACGAGGGAGCTGGCGGTGCTCTGGCGCCCCCAGCTCTCGGGTGGGCTGCAGGGCGCCGGGCTGCCGCTGCTGCTGGCGGccgcggtggcggcggcggcagcggccaccgcggcggcggcagcggcggcggcccGGCGACGGCTGGCCACGCCCGAGCGCTCGCGGTAGATGCTGTACACGGCCTCCGCCAGGCTCGGGGGCTCCCGCGGGCAGCGCGGGGACGAGGCCAGGTCCGGCGGGGACGCGGCGCCCTtggccccgccgccccccccgcCCAGCGCGGCGGGGTGGGGCCAGGAGCCCCTGGCCAGCATCGCCCCCGCCCCGAAGGCGTCCCCCGCGCTGCCGCCGCAGCTCCCGGGCTTCAGCTCCAGGCCCCGCGACTGCACGTAGCTGAGGAAGCCGTTGAGCGGCGGGGCCCCGGTGGGCGCCGAAGCGGGGGCGGAGGACGAGGAGGCGGCGGCAGCGGCTGCAGCCGCGGCGGCAGCCAGGTCTTTGGCGCGGAGACTGTGCACGTCGATGACGGTGGAGTAGAGGTCCCGCAGGTTGATGATCTTGGTCTTCTTGTCTCGGTTCTCGTGGAGCACCGCGTTGGCGCAGATGAAGAGGAAGATGCCGATGCCCATAATGAGGGGCCCGAAGACCTTGAGTTTGTCAGAGTGCAGGTACCCGGAGAAGATGCGGAAGAAGAAACCCACAGACGTGGAAGAGGACGAAGGGCCGGCGGACCGCGCGGGAGGTGTGCTCCGGGGCGCGCCCACCAAACTCGAGTTGACACCCCCCGGAGCCCCCAGGTGGTTCCTGGACCGGTTTTTGCTGCCACTGCCGCTGCTATTGGCCGTGGTCGGGGCGCGGTGGCCGCTGCCTGCGGGTGGCAGCTGCTTACCCCCTTCCCTGTTGGTCCCGTTGGCCTTGGGCCAGTAGCCCACGACCGCCATGGCTATGCCCACCAGCAACACCAGGATCCCGCAGAGGGCAATGAGCCCCGAGATGGAGCACAGCTTTAGCTTGCCTTTCACCACCACCACATCGTTCTTGCGCCTTTTCTTGGCTTTCCGCTTGCGCTTGGGGACCTGGGTTGGGGGGCGGAGGGGATCCTGCTTTCTGGCGGAAATCCTCAGGAGGCCGCCGGTGGCTATCATGGTGAGCCAGAGCCCTGCGGGGCTAGTCTCTGTGGCAGAGGCTTGTGTAGTGGGGGCGCCAGCTGTCCACTAGCTGCTCCGCCACCTCCTCCTGCTGCAAAGCAGAGGAAGACAGTGAGAGGGTATAGGCTTGGCTGCAGCAACATCCCACGCTCTGCAAACGTCCCGCTCCCAGGTCCCACCACATGTGTGCCACCCCAGGGCTACCCACTAAGTGAGGTGCCGGCCGCAGGGaccaggggggtggggtggacggATCAGGGCCCAGAAACGCTGTTGCAGTCTTTGATAGGAGGTCATAAAACAATTTGAGAGAACtccttctcccccccaccaccttcccaCACACATTCTGTAGGTGATATTCCAGCATTGCTGATTTCAAATCCTCCCAGCTGGCAGCCGAAGGAGTGCTGACCATTAGTAGAAACCAAAGGTGGGGACTCAAAAGTGGTGGTTGAGGACTTTCCTGGCAAAAGCCTTTTTCCCTTTGTCCTATTCCTATGGGAATCAGAAGATTGCCCGAGGGAGCTGTACAGGAGGTTCAAGTCTCTAAGCAGAGGAATTTGTCAATGTTTAGCCCAAAGTCACCAAAACAGTCACAAAAGTTACTGTTTTATAATGACAAAAGCAATTTCCACCACTGGATGAAAATTAAAGGTCACATACTGGCAGGCAGACGGCTTATTTACTGCAGATAATTAATAGAGAGTTCATTTCGGGGAGAACACCAGAACTACATCAGTCTTCTGGCAATAAATCCCTTCACAAAGTTGTCTCCCACCTACTCCTGTTCCTACAGCTAAAGGCAAGCAGCATTTCCCCTCATCTCTCTTTTGCAACATCTGGACAGCTTCTTGGGGTGGAATATTTAGTTTTAGGTAACTGGTTATGTAACTGAGCTCTTCCTTCtggcctcctctcctccctcagagGAACTCCCTTAAAGGTATCCTGTGCTAAATCTCATCAGGGACTTTGAGAAGTCCCCTAGAATCTCTAAAAGAAAGATCTCCCCCCACCTTCTGTGGGAAAAttacaatcttaaaagaaaagaaaagggggggaaaaagccACTCTACCATAAGAGCTTTCTGACCCCTTATTAATGTGCCAAAAGCACTCTTCAGAATCCTCATATTCAAATGAGAAGGCAATTAACTAGGTATAGCAGTCTACATAATAATCATGATTTGTAGAATGACATCTCCCCCAAGTGAGagcttgttttcttcatctttctctcaTGAGGTCATTTTTAGAAAGGGAGGGTGGCAACAATCAATGCACTATCCTATAGGAAGTTTAGTCGTTTATAATAAAGCCCTGTAGGTAAATGCACAGATGCGTCCTTGTTAATATCTGTGAGCTTCTAAAAATTTCAATCCTGCTGGATCCCCAGAGTAAAacattttctgttccattggttgTGTTCCCTCCTATAATAGAGATGTTAAAATTAAGGGCATTGTATGAATTTGAAAGGCTCAGATATCACTCACAAGCCTTTTGGTATTTTATCCTTTATGAAATAATTCATGTTTTAGAATAAATTACCCTTTGAAAATGTGGGATTACTTAGGaagaattttgcttttaattgttGCCTGGCTAAAGAGCTTTGGCCCTTGATCCCCTCCATTATATCAATATAGGCAGAATCTTTTCTCCGCTGGAGGCAAAGCAGACAGTAATCAGTTCTTTACAATGTTTGCGAGTCAATGTCTCCTTGGAACTTAGTTGGTTTTCAGTAAAGAGAAATACGAGGTAGGTTAGAGAGGGGTTAGTAGAGAGAATACATCTATaagcctttaaaattttgtttcaagaaGAGGCTGCACCAGTAAGTACAAacagattgtaaaaaaaaaaaaaaaagtagctactGTTCATCTGTCATCCCCCAAAATAAGCACATTTATTGTGTAGTTGTAACACAGAGACTGCTGTTTTAAGTGATCCCTAGACTGTAGTATCTTTAATGCAATAATCTGGAGATCTGCAGTCATTTTAAGGATTCAGGAGCCAGACATTTTAGAAAGAAACCTAGACTCAGTTGGCCGGGTAGCTCTCCCAGAAGAGAGAAGGGCTAACATTTTCTTGGGCACTGATAAGGTATACCAGGGTGCTGAGCATCTTTGGGAAAGAAGGCACCCACATGTATGTCTCCTCAGTAAGACAGCCTTGGCTCTGGGGAGACAGCACATCAGGAAAACTGGAATGGATTTCAACAATCGTTTACAGATCTTAAAATTAGTTTAATAGCTAGTAATTAACTCCCTAGTTTATTATTCTTTCAGCTCCCTTTAAGGCTGAACTCCTTTATAATGTATTGTCATCTGACCTGAAATACTGACAAAAGTCAGATGGCAAGGAAGACCCACCTTTGAGGCTTTTCTTTATACATAATGAAGGGAAACAAACTTGGCAGTCGAGGTTGGCTGCCCTCGCAATTTACTGCCTGGTGCCGGTCTTTCCGTGGTTAAGAAATGGAGGATGGGGGAAGCAAAGGAGGGATGTCTAAAAATACAACTGCTTCCAAGAGAGACATTCAAGTTCTCGGCTCATAATGGATTAAGCCCCACTCGGTGTCTGAGGCTCCCAGCCCACAGGCTGGGAGCGCCCTGCCCTGCCCGGGACTCAGTGCAGGTCCTCGACCCCCCACTCCCTAATGGGCAGAACAGCGAACCCCTTGCCCTGCTATTTGGTCTGCTTATTTATGTTGGAGTCACATGAGCGCAGCAGCTGGGAGTCCGCCtctggaaagaacacaggcaggagcGAAGTGAGGGCAATCCTGAGCTCG
This DNA window, taken from Mustela erminea isolate mMusErm1 chromosome 13, mMusErm1.Pri, whole genome shotgun sequence, encodes the following:
- the TMEM200C gene encoding transmembrane protein 200C isoform X1, which produces MIATGGLLRISARKQDPLRPPTQVPKRKRKAKKRRKNDVVVVKGKLKLCSISGLIALCGILVLLVGIAMAVVGYWPKANGTNREGGKQLPPAGSGHRAPTTANSSGSGSKNRSRNHLGAPGGVNSSLVGAPRSTPPARSAGPSSSSTSVGFFFRIFSGYLHSDKLKVFGPLIMGIGIFLFICANAVLHENRDKKTKIINLRDLYSTVIDVHSLRAKDLAAAAAAAAAAASSSSAPASAPTGAPPLNGFLSYVQSRGLELKPGSCGGSAGDAFGAGAMLARGSWPHPAALGGGGGGAKGAASPPDLASSPRCPREPPSLAEAVYSIYRERSGVASRRRAAAAAAAAVAAAAAATAAASSSGSPAPCSPPESWGRQSTASSLVGSSVSAFALLPLQGDRDGDGDGAGDGDGDAEGASCSWQRPPGERGSREIPRSELDLSLTDLRGAPGGSRWAPRELEEPEGAAAAHTARGQGGRLPRTGRYAALRRRSTSGLPDYRAPMSPEPPPSPGSAELDSSLLAKAASPSRSLRLEDSPPARPDSPSSQSDDPSCCNKGYTPLREAGTSLESVVEAVASKSPDCEVPTAPGAQQRPPEDPSQGPPTGQSPQPVQRQFTNKEKLFMISRSHAIGVEDGELESTGI
- the TMEM200C gene encoding transmembrane protein 200C isoform X2, translated to MIATGGLLRISARKQDPLRPPTQVPKRKRKAKKRRKNDVVVVKGKLKLCSISGLIALCGILVLLVGIAMAVVGYWPKANGTNREGGKQLPPAGSGHRAPTTANSSGSGSKNRSRNHLGAPGGVNSSLVGAPRSTPPARSAGPSSSSTSVGFFFRIFSGYLHSDKLKVFGPLIMGIGIFLFICANAVLHENRDKKTKIINLRDLYSTVIDVHSLRAKDLAAAAAAAAAAASSSSAPASAPTGAPPLNGFLSYVQSRGLELKPGSCPREPPSLAEAVYSIYRERSGVASRRRAAAAAAAAVAAAAAATAAASSSGSPAPCSPPESWGRQSTASSLVGSSVSAFALLPLQGDRDGDGDGAGDGDGDAEGASCSWQRPPGERGSREIPRSELDLSLTDLRGAPGGSRWAPRELEEPEGAAAAHTARGQGGRLPRTGRYAALRRRSTSGLPDYRAPMSPEPPPSPGSAELDSSLLAKAASPSRSLRLEDSPPARPDSPSSQSDDPSCCNKGYTPLREAGTSLESVVEAVASKSPDCEVPTAPGAQQRPPEDPSQGPPTGQSPQPVQRQFTNKEKLFMISRSHAIGVEDGELESTGI